The Stieleria maiorica genome includes the window GTCGGGAAAGTAGGCTTGGGCAAGCGTGCCGCCGACGCCATCGATGTTGGTGAATGAAATGTCGATCGAATCACGCAGCCCGGCTTGTTCGGTGCGAGTGAACGTGAGGTCTGCCACGCTGGCCCAAGCATCCAGAGCCGTTTCGATCGCCGCATCGGTCTCGGCCTGTGAAAGCGAATCCGGCGAGTTGGCGATGTAGTACGTCAACTCCGCGCTGCCCAACCCCGGTCCGTCCCATCCCAAGCTGGCCGCCAGCACGCGTCGCGGCTCCAGCGACTGGACGGATAGTTGACGGCGTTGACGTGGCTGTTTTCGAAGACGATGGCGTTGTAAGAATCGTGATTCGGGCATCGGATTGCATGTCTCGGGAATTCGGTTGTGGATGGGCCTTCCCCGCAACAGGATGCTTTCCTGCCCCGAATGTCACTCGATTCACACAAAAAACACTGCACTGTCGGTTTCCGCCAAACGACGGACACGATCGTGCCCGACGTCGCGAAGCGAGGGGCTTGGGCAGCAAGTTGAGAATTAACAGTCATGCAGTTTTTTGCGCGATCTGTTTTAGGGAGAGGGGAGCCATGTCCTCGATTGCGAGCCGACTTGTGGAGACACCGATGCCTGGCAGGGAGGATGACGAGCCTGTACGACAGAAATCGTAGAGATGAAAAACCGCACGACTTCCAGAAGCTACATCAACGTTGCGTTGTCCGGTGAGACGGCGGTTCCACATACCCCGAAGGGCGTTTCCCCATCCGTTCGTCCTTGGCGATCTCGATCGGCACCAGCTGGATTCCGTCCACGTTGACGTAGCCGTCGGCGTCTTCGTTCGTGATGATCACTCGTCCGGAATTGCCAGCGTCAAAATCAAACACCCCCAGTGCGCGAGGGATTCCATCAACCATTGCCGGCTGTTTCTGATTGACCGAAACGACCTTCATCCCTTCCCTCGAATGAATCACGACCTTCACCGCTGACGAGCGATTGGGATCCGGCGTGTACAACAGTCGCACTTCGTAACGTCCCGGGGTGGAAACGTCGGGGGCGAACGTTGCCGATTTCTTCCCTCGATCGGTGTTGGCATCGTGCCGGTAGGAGTTGCCGATCATCGGGGGCACTCCGGAGCTTTGCACCCAATGTCCGGTGTACACCGCTTCGTCATCATCCACCGCGATCCCCGGCAGGTCGGCGGAGTTGACTGTTCGGCGGGGCGGCTTTTTTTTGCCGTGTTTCCACTCCAGCACTTGGCCGTCGGCGATCAGACGTTTCCGCAGTTTGTCATAGTCGACCTGCTGGACCGAAACGTTCGCGTCGATCGCCTGGCACGCGGCGGTCGCGGCTGATTGACTGGTCACCATCAAAACCGGCTCCATCCGAATACTGGCGAACGCGGTGTGGCTGGCGGAAAGTGCAAACGTGACCAACAGGTTTTCGCACTCCGCCTGCTTTGGCACGATGGCGCCGTACCCGATGTCGTATGGGCCATAACCGCCGCGCCCCGACGCAACCTTGCCTTCACGCATGACGACGGAATCTTTGACGATGCGGCGGATTTCATGTACGTCGGTGCCGTACGACCCCAGGCCGATACACCGCGGCGCGATCTCACGTCCAAAGGTGTGATGCTCGGTCAGCACCAGATCGCTGACCATTCGTCGTCCTTCGCGGACATAGATCTGATGCGGCCAACCACCGTTGTCCGTGAATTCGTCTTTGGGCAATCCGAATCGGCGTGTCTCCTTTCGCAGCTTCGCCGGCACTCGGGGATCGGTTGCCAGGAAGTGGAACAAGCCGCGGTGGTAATTTTCGATTTCCTTGGCGATTCGCTCGCGTCGGTCGTAGCTGGCTTCCGGCCATTCCCAACTCGCTCCCGGCAGGTTCCCGCCGAACGTCGCCGTGTTGAAATCCCATTTGTCGTTGGGCAGGGGATCGTGTTTGCTGAACCACCGCAGGTCCAGTTCGTCGCCGTTTTCAAGACAGGCCTCGATGAATCGGGCGACCAGTTCATAGCGTTTCGGGTCATAGTTTTCCGGTGCTTCGATCGGCAGCATATTGGACGCGTCGGTCGTCAGGCATAGCCGGAAACAATATGCCATCACTCCCGGGGCAGGGTCGCCGGGATTGCCAGGGGCGCCTTCGCTGACCAGCGGCAGCAGCCCGCTGGACGGGTCGCCTTTGACGACATAGGGATCCAGTGGGAAGTCGCGATCCCAGACGCCTTGCCCGCCGGGCACGCGGCCGTTGCTTCCGGGCTGTGGGTGGTCGGTGCGAGGTGCATACTTCGCGGCGTAATGAATCCCGTTGTACTGTTCGCCGTACTTCGCGTTGCCTTCACGCTCGAGCGTGTACGACACCCCGGCGGCGGCCATCAAATCGCCTTCGTAGGTCGTGTCGATGAACATCGTTGCCGACACGGACCGGCCGTCTTCGGTGACCAGTGCACCGATGCGATTGTTGCTCTTGCGCACCGATTCCAGCCGCGCTTCCCGAAGCACCACGACGCCGGCTTCGGCGACCATGGAATCGAAGACCTGTTCGGCGACATGCGGTTCGATCGAATAGGCTCCGCCGGTGGCGGGTCCGCCCTTGCCTCGAAACGGTTGCCCCCAGTTCAGTTCCTTGCCGTACGTCGCGACCAACCGCGTGAAGTACTCGCGGGCGAGTCCGCCGACGCTGCGGGGGTCGCCGATATCAACGGCACTCAATCCTCCCGACGTCATCCCGCCGAGGTGCCGCCCCGGTTCGACAAGCACCACACGCTTTCCCATCCGCGCCACCTGGACGGCCGCCACCACGCCGCCTGACGTGCCGCCATAAACGCACACGTCGGCCTGGACGGCGGTCGCAGCGGTTTGGGCATGGCATTTTAACGACAACGGAGTCGCGACGGTCAGCGTCGCGATGAGCAGCAAGGGAAGGTGAGCAGTGGATCGCAGCATGTTACCAGTTTACGTTCGGACGAAGGGGCCATTACGACGAATATACCCCACGGATGGCAGCGCGTACCCACGGATGTCATGCAACCTGGAATCCGTGGGTACGCTTTGCCATCTGTGGGTTTTCTTCGCTGCCGTCTCGTAGCGCAATAAACGGGACGGGGGTTGCCTAAGCATGTTGTCTGTGTTTGATCGACGGGAAGTGCCTGGCTGAATAGCTCCACCTTTCGAGCAATACAAGCTCGAAGCGCAAGTGAGAGAGTCACTTGCTGGCGCTGCGTGCTTGTTTTGGATTCGATACCGCACGATGTGACGCTGTCCAGCGAGCTGCTGCATCGGTAGCGTGAAGCCGCAAGTATACTGTGGGGCCAGTGGTCATACCGGGCGACGGCGAAGGAACTCGAGGGATTGAATCGATGCGGCATTTGCGACGAAGACTCCTCCGCCGCGCGATGGTCGCGACGTCATGCGTAATCGCCGTCGCCTTGGCTGCTTCTTGGATGTTCGCCGGTGTCCTGATCGCGCCCAACCCGCGCATCATCGGTGCTCCGCCACAGGAGATAAACGCCACCGCCTTCAGTGTGCCCAGCGATTCCGGAGCGATGATCTCCGGCTGGCAGACACGGCCCGATGCGAGCAAGGGAGTTATCGTTCTGCTTCACGGGATACGTGGCTCTCGTCTCAAGATGCTCGATCGCGCTCGGATGCTTCATGATGCGGGCTACGCGACGGTGCTGATCGATTTGCAGGCGCACGGGGAGAGCCCGGGAGAGGCGATCACGGTTGGATATCTGGAACAACATGACGTTCGCGCCGCGGTCGAATTCGCGCGGCGTGAACACCCGGGGCAACCGATCGGCGTCATCGGGGTGTCGCTCGGTGGGGCGGCGGCTCTGCTGGCGTCTCCGCTGGACATCGACGCCCTCGTGCTCGAAGCGGTCTATCCCGACATTCGCGATGCCGTCCACAATCGCGTCGCCGCCCGGCTTGGTCGGTTTGCAACCATTCCGGCGTCCCTGTTGTTGCTTCAGCTGCAACCCCGCCTGGGCATCTCACCGAGCGAACTTCGGCCGATCGACCACATGGCAGAAATCGACTGTCCGGTCTGCATCCTTTCCGGAACTGACGACCGACACACCACCGTCGCCGAAACACGATCGATGTTTGACGCCGCGCGAGAGCCGAAGATGTTGTGGCTGGTCGATGGCGCCCGACACGTCGATTTGCTCCACCACAACCCGGCAGCCTACCGGCAAAAGATCCTCAGCTTCCTGGACCGCTATCTCGGCGACGCCGACGCGACGGAGCAAATCGAAGGGAGAGAAGGCGTCACCATCGGCTCGGGCAGTGTCGACGTGTTCTCCGAACTCGTCGCCCCTGGAAGCGAAGCTTCCCCAGCGACGACCTCGGAGAGGACGTCGACACTCTCAACGTCGAAGACAACCCAATCACCCTCATCCGCGACGACTCAGTTTCACACGCGTCCGGAGTGTTACGCTTCGCTTTCAGGGGAGAACAGCTGGGGACAGCGGTTCTACACTTTGCCGAATCAATCCCCGCCCCCTTTTGACGCCCCTGTCGACGTGTTCTCCGAACTCGTCGCCCTCGGAAGCGAAGCTTCCCCAGCGACGACCTCGGAGAGGACGTCGACACTCTCAACATCGAAGACAACCCAATCACCCTCATCCGGGACGACTCCGTTTCACACGCGTCCGGAGTGTTACGCTTCGCTTTTAGGGGAGAACAGCTGGGGACAGCGGTTCTACACTTTGCCGAATCAAACCCCGTCCCCTTTGGGGACCACTGTCTGTGATAATGCGGGGAATTCGGCTAAGAAATCGCTCCCCGCCGAGTCATCTTTGCTGAAATACCGCCGTCTGGAACCGTAAACCGGAGAATCGAAATGCGTTTTGTTGGTCGACTGATGATTTTGTTGCTGGTTTTGTCGAACGCGATCGTCGTCATACCCGCCGCGTGCGCGGAAGAACCCGTCACCTTGATCGGAACGATTGTCAAATGGCGTTACCCGGACGCGGACATCGGCAAATCGCAGATGTCGGATGCAGCCACCATCGCCGCCGATGGAAATCGCACGGTCCCGTCATCAGTCCTGAAGACGACGATGACGACGCCGGATTCGGTCGAGAAAGTCCTGGCGTTCTATCAGGATCTGCTCACCCGCAACGCGACCAACGACAAGACGCTCGGCATCGAACCGGACGTCGGCCGGTCGGTCGTTTTCAGCGATGAATCCGAAGGACGCCCCTTTGCGTTTCACACCATCCTGGTCAATTCCGAGGCCTCCTCGACGACGTTGATTGTCACGCGTGGAGAGTCGGAGGAACTGACGTCCATCACGTGGAAACAGTACTTGAGGCACGACGTTGGCAAATGACGGATGGCTATCTGGCGACGTCTCTATCGTGGCGGTTTTCAAGAATCGAATGATCGATTCAAACGGATGACGCAGCGGAAGTCGACAGGAATTAGAAATCGCAAAATCGTCGGGTTTACATTTGGTAGACTGGCACGATTGCAATCATCTCTCCCCGTCTCAGAGGACGTGATCGATGAATCGATTTACTCTTCGCCACCTACGGATTCAACGAATCGTTTGCCGGCCCCGCCGGGCTGCAGCGGTTCCGCGATGCGCTTGTTGATCACCTGCGCCCTGGGGGCCAGAACCCTGCGTCGGCACTGGGAGGATAACGATCGCTGGGGGATCGCCGCGTGTCTCCGGCAAGCCGCCAAAGACAGCACGATCAAAGAACCCACACCGGGAGCCGGCGAAGCGCAGTTTGATTCCGAACAATCTCAAACGCGCGGCATACTGAGGGAGAGGCTTCCAGGCTCGTCGTTCTGGGGAGGAGGTATCTAGCTGGACAGAGCCACATGATGCAAGAAAGATCCTGAATCGTCATGCGAACGTCGCTACCTTCGTCAGAAGGCGGATCCTCCTGCATGTACCGCGCTCTGGCGAGCGTCGCTACGTCAAGCGGGCGTTGTCCCGCTGGAAATCTGTTCCACATGCTGACTGTGATTCTGCGTCAATCTATTTCGTGATGTTCTCCTCACTGCGAAATCCTGTCCCTAGCAGCTTAGGACTGGTTTAACATGGGACGGCAATGACTTCGCACCGCGGCTTCCACCGTTCTGGATGACATCCGTGGGGACGCTCTGCCATCCGTGGGCTCAATCCTTCTGCCCCAAGCCCGTGGCCGGCCGGTGGCGGTCTTTGGCGCGCGAAGTCGGTGCGATCTCCCAGTCGGCCCGAATAAAAAGAAGAACGAATAACTTTCCTGTTGGAGAACTCCCCGTGCTCTCTCGTTTAAACCCTGCTCCGGCCGTGCTTCACGCCGTCGCATTGATTTTTGTCGTGTCGTCGTGTTGGACGAATCCGTCGACGATTGCGGCGTCCGATTGGTCGCCGGTCAAGGATGCGATGCTGACGCGTTGGGGCAAACAAATCACGCCGGACCATGTTTGGACCGAGTACCCGCGGCCGCAAATGACGCGTTCGCAGTGGACCAATCTGAACGGTTTGTGGGACTATGCCGTCACGCCAAAGGACGCAGAGAAGCCGAGCGAGTGGGCGGGGAAGATCCTGGTCCCCTTTGCCATCGAATCCCCGCTGTCCGGCGTCGGGCGGCGACTGTCCGCTGACGAAACACTCTGGTACCGAACGACCTTTGATCGAGCCGATGTGTTCACCGGTGAAACGCCGAGCGACACGAACACGCTGCGGCTTCATTTCGAGGCCGTCGATTACCGCTGCAGCGTCTTTCTGAACGGCGAAGCCTTGGGCGAACACGTCGGCGGTAATCTGCCTTTCTCCTTCTTGATCGATGGCGAACTGCGGGAGTCGGGAAACGAGTTGGTCGTCAAGGTGGTCGATGCGACCGACGCGGAGGGCCAGTACCAGCTTCGCGGCAAGCAAAAGGTCGACAACCGCGGCATCTTTTACACGCCTGTTTCGGGGATCTGGCAAACCGTTTGGATCGAGCCGGTCGCAGCGTCCCACATCGTGGACCTGAAAGTCACCGGTGATGCCGATGGAAACGTCATGGTCAAAGCCGACACGGTAGGTAACGCAAACACAGTGCGCGTCGTCGTGAAAGACGAGAACCAACAGGTTGCCCAGGCCCGCGACGACAGCGGCGAAGTCCGGCTCACCATCGCCGATGCGAAACTTTGGTCGCCGGAATCACCCACGCTGTACGACCTGCAAATCGAACTGCTCGACGAAGCCGGACAGGTGGTCGATTCGGTCGCGTCCTATGTCGGGTTGCGAACGGTCGGCAAACGGCGTGACGCCGATGGCAACCTGCGACTGACGCTCAACGGCCAGGACATTTTTCACTGGGGGCCGCTCGACCAAGGCTGGTGGCCCGGCGGACTGCTGACGCCTCCGTCGGACGACGCGATTCAATTCGAAATCGACTTCTTGCGCCGCGCAGGGTTCAACATGATCCGCAAGCACATCAAGGTCGAACCGCGACGGTACTACTACCACTGTGACCGCGTCGGCATGCTGGTCTGGCAAGATCAAGTCGAAGGCGGAGCGGGATTTGATTCCGCCGAATGGCCTAAATGGAAACGATTGGCGAAGGATCACGAAAAGGCCAACACGCCCAAGTCGTGGAAGCCCGGCGATCCGCTCGACGCGACCTGGCCGGACTGGGCGCACGCTCAGTACATGACCGAACTGAAGGGGATGGTCGATCACCTTTACAACCACCCGTCGATTGTAACCTGGGTGCCGTTCAACGAGCGTTGGGGACAACACCGCACGATGAAAGTCGGCAAGTGGATCGTCGACTACGACCCGACGCGGCACATCAACATCGCCAGCGGAGGCAACTTCTTTGCCGTCGGTGACATGGCCGATGAACACGTTTATCCTCACCCGGACTTCCCAGTCGATGACGATCGCTACAACGACTTCGTCAAGATCGTGGGCGAATTCGGCGGTCACGGCTGGCCGGTTGCCGATCACTTGTGGGTCAAGAGCAAACGCAACTGGGGTTATGGTGGTCTGCCGAAGACCAAGCAAGAATACATCGAGCGTTACAAGGAATCGATCCGTCGATTGGCAGAGCTCAAAAAGCAAGGCGTCGCCGGTGCCGTCTACACCCAGACCACCGATGTGGAAGGTGAGATCAACGGCTTGATGACCTACGATCGCGACGTCATCAAGATCGCCGCGCCCCACCTGAAACAGATCGCGGTCGACGCCGAGTTGGTCGCCGGAGGCAACCGGCTGTCCAAGACGCGGCCGAACATCATCATCGTTCTGGTCGACGACATGGGCTACTCGGATCTCGGCTGCTACGGCGGTGAAATTGAAACTCCCAACATCGACGCCTTGGCCGCTGCGGGGATGCGATTCACCCAGTTCTACAACCAGGGACGCTGCTGCCCGACGCGGGCCAGCTTGATCACGGGGCTGCAACCACACCAAGTCGGCATCGGTCACATGACCGCGCCGCCCGGACAACCACTCGGGTTCGAAGGCCCCTACCAAGGTTATCTCAATGACAACTGCACGACGCTGGCCGAGGTGTTGAAATCGGCCGGCTACACCACGCTGATGACCGGCAAGTGGCACTTGGGGGCGGATCGAAAGGAGTGCTGGCCACTGGAACGCGGATTCGACAAGTATTACGGATGCATCAGCGGCGCGATCAATTATTTCAAACCCGGCGGCGATCGTGGATTGACCGAGGGCAACGATGCGATCGAAGTACCCGAGGGTTTCTACGCCACCGACACTTTTACCGACAAGGCGATCGAGTACATCGACGGAGCGACCGAGTCCGGTGATGACCCGTTCTTTTTGTACTTGGCCTATAACGCGCCGCACTGGCCGCTGAACGCCAAATGGGAGGATTACCAAAAGTACCGCGGCAAATACAAAGACGGCTGGCGGGCGATGATGAAAGCACGCAACGAGCGTCAGCGTGAAATGGGGCTGCTGCGTAAGGACACCGTGCCGGCCGAGCATCCGGGACCGCAGTGGGACAGCTTGAACGAGAAGCAGCGCGATCGTCTGGATGCCGTCATGGCGGCCTACGCCGGTTGCGTCGATTCGATCGATCAAAACATCGGCAAGCTCGTCGGACACCTCAAGGCCATCGACCAGCTGGACAACACCGTGATCTTTTTCTTGAGCGACAACGGTGCATGTCAAGAAGGCGGTAACTTCGGCGTCGGCGATGAAGCGATGGTCAAAGACCCGCCGCTGGAAACGACCGCCGGTGTACGCATCGGATTGCACTGGGCCGGCGCCTGCAATACGCCGTATCGAAAGTACAAACACTATGTCCACGAAGGCGGCGCGTGCACGCCGATGATCGCCCATTGGCCGGCGGGAATCCCCGAAGACGATCGTGGCATGTTGATGCACCGACGCGCCTACTTGCAAGACTTCATGAGCACGGTGATCGATCTGGCCGGCGGAAGCTATCCCGAGGGGATCCCCCAGTGCGAAGGCGAATCGCTAGCGCCACTGTTGGCCGGTGTCCGCCAAGACATCCATTTCGACCCGATGTTCTGGGAACACGAAGGCAACGCGGCGGTCCGCATGGGCAAATGGAAGCTCGTCCGCGAGTACGAGAAACCTTGGGAGTTGTATGACTTTTCCAAGGACCGCAACGAGTTGAATGATCTGGCCGACAAGAAACCCGTGTTGCGAAAGGAGATGATCGCGATGTGGGAAGCCTGGGCGAAAGAAACCGGCGTCGCGTTCCCTCAGCGGTTTAACATGTACCAGTTTCTGAATCAGAAGAAGAAGCAAGAGAAAGCCGCGAAGTAGCGACGGGGATTCGTTGGTGTCTAGGCTTTAGCCGATCCCCGGCGGCACGAGGCGGCAGGTTGTTGTACGACGTCCCTTTTGTTGTACGACGTCCCTTCCGGGTCGTCGCGGTGAGTCGTTTACGACGACCGCCCGGAAGGGCCGTCGTACAGTGTGTTGCGACCGCCCGGAAGGGCCGTCGTACAGTGTGTTGCGACCGCCCGGAAGGGCCGTCGTACAGTATGCTGCGATCGCCCGGAAGGGCCGTCGTACTGGGCGACCGGTTTCTTAATTGCCGACCAGATTGCGCAACACGTGGCCGTGGACGTCGGTCAGTCGGCGATCGATTCCGTTGTGGCGTACGGTCAGCTTGGTGTGATCGATGCCCAGTAAATGCAACATGGTGGCGTTGATGTCGTAAACGGTGGTCGCGTGATCGGGGCTTTCCGGGCGGAACCCCCACTCGTCGCTGTGGCCGTACGTCCCCGGACGGACACCGCCGCCACACATCCAATTGGTGAACACGAACGGGTTGTGGTCACGGCCTTCGGTTCCCTGGGAACACGGCATTCGGCCGAACTCGGTCGTCCACAAAATCAACGTGTCCTCCAACATCCCACGCTGTGCGAGGTCTTTGATCAACGCCGCCGCTCCGCGTGACATCCCCAACGCGAGCGGTCCGTGATCGCGGGGGACGTTTTCGTGGCTGTCCCAATTGCGACGAGGAAATCCGTTGTCGTTGCCGCTCCAAATCTGGATGAAACGGACACCGCGTTCGAGCAACCGACGGGCGACCAAACACTTCCGCCCAAAGAACTCCGCTTCGGCCTTGGCGTTGATTTCCGAATCATCGACGTGTGAGCCTTCATCGACCAATCCATACAAGTCACGGATGTGTTGCGGTTCGCTGGACAGATCGAGCGCGTCGGTGGCCGAGAGTTGCATCGCGGCGGCCAGTTCGTAGGAGCGAACGCGGGCATCGAGTCGATCATCGCTGGGCCGCTGCCGTGCGTAGGCCTGATTGATTTGTTTCAGTGCATCCAACCCGGCGCGATCGCTGTCGGGGGTGATGAAGTTGCTTTGGGGTGGAAACAGATCGGTGATGGGGGTCGCGCCGCTGGGCCGAATCACCGTGCCTTGATGGCTTGCCGACAGGAACGCGTTGCCCCAATTTTTGGCGCCGTTGGACGCGAACCCACGATGATCGGGCAGCACGACGAAGGTCGGCAGGTTCTCGTTTTCGCTGCCCAGTCCGTACGAAACCCACGACCCTGCGCTGGGGAATCCGGGCAGGTTAAATCCCGTCGTTTGCAGCAGCGTACCCTGGCTGTGGACGCCGGTTTTTCCCACCAGATTGTGGATGAAGGCGATCTCGTCGACGACATCACCCAGCGGGGCGACGATCTCGCTGAGCTGCTTGCCGCTGTGCCCGTACGGTTTGAATTTCCAGGGACTGGCAAAACAATCGCCGGGCTGGCTTTGGAACAGTTCCACCTTTTCGCCGGGATCCCAGGGCTGTCCGTCGCGTTTTTCCAGAAGCGGTTTGTAATCAAACGTGTCGACATGACTGGCCGCCCCGGCCATGAACAGCTGCACGACCCGCTTCGCTTTCGGCCGATGGTGCAGCACGACGTCGGACGCGGCATCCTGACGATGCATCATGTCCGCCAGTGCAATTCCTGCGAATCCACCGAGCCCCTGGCGGAGGATGGAGCGTCGATCAGTGGTCTGGCGTTTCATCATGAATCATACGTTAATATGGCTGTGTTCGTTGCAGAGCCATCGCTCATCGTAGCGAGTGCCGGTGGCGAAAGTCCACTGCCAGCGAGTGTTGGTGGCCCGCCTGCCGCTATCCGGCCATGATTCCCAAGATCACAAGGGCGATGACGCCGACCATCAGAGCGACGGCGATCATTTTCAATAGCGACTTGGGGGACGTTCCGACCATCAGACGTTTATCCTGGCCGCAAATCACCACACGGTACAGGTTCTCCTTGTAACGATACGCCAGAACGTAGGCGGGCAAGGACAAGCGACGCGTGACGAGTCGACGGAGGACGATCGCGACGTGGACGTTGCGGAACCGGGTTCCGGGGATGAAGTGGTTTTGCGCCCGCTCGGCGGCCATCCGATGGATCGCTGCGGAGACTTCTTGGCGGGCCTGGGAACGTTGGACATCGAACTGTTCGAGTGTCGCATCGCGGACGGCGCCTTCGGGCGCGGCACGTTTGGTCGCCAAGTTCATCCCCGGGCTGATCGCGGCGGCTTCGCGAACGCTCAGACCTCGGGAGGCCGAGACAAGGATGTCGTCAAAATGGATTTCGTTCTGACCGGAGTGCGGCGCCCAGTCCGATCGCCCGCTGCCCTCATTGGAATCCGCCGCCCAACTGACGAAGGCATCGGCATCGAAGACCCAAGCGACCCACCAGAGCGGTTTCAGTTGCGTCAATTGAGCCGAGGCGGAGAGGTCCGATGGGCGGAACCAGCCGCGTGAATCGAGCCACCCCCGCAGTGCCGCACGGGCCTCGTCGGGCGTGACCGTGAACGGCAAGTAGTGTTCGGTCTGTTCCATCGGATCGTCGATCGATTCGACTTTGACCACATCGCCACAAAAGGAGCAGCTTGGCGCCTGATGTTTCGGATCATAGGCGATCGCCGCGCCACAACCGGTGCACCGCAGGATCTGAACGGCAAGCTTTTTCGGTACATCGGCTTGCGCGTCCAGGGCTGCTTGACCGCATATCGCGCAGCGTAGATCACCGGTTTCAAGCGGCGATTCGCAACGGCCGCACGTTCGCTCTGCAACACTTGACTCACTCATCCTTGGGCCGCCATGATCGCTATGAAGACGATGCCGATCAACAACAATACGCCGATGACGGCAAGGGTGACTTTGGCTGCCGAAACCGGCACTTTGCCTCCGACACGTCCCGTTTGACCGTTGACCAAGATTTGGATCGGCGGTCGGTCTTCGGCATATCGCACCGCATAGGTCCAGATCGGCAATAGTACCAGATCGATCACCTCGTGCGAGAGATCGGTTTGGTATTCCAGGTTGCTGTGGGAGTCGCCGGGCATGAATCCTTTGAGCATGCCACCCACTTTCTCGATCGTCTCGTCGTGTGCCAAGCGAAAACACTCGTCTTGGCCGCGCGACGGTTCCTCGGCGAGCCAACCGGAGATGAAGGAATCGGCGTACCGCCGCAGGGCGCGCAGGTCGAACGGTTCGACGGCCTCTAACGCTGCGTTGGTGACACCCTGCGATGCGCTGACGACCACGTCGACGACGTAACAGCAATGGTTTCCGCTCAACGGACGCCACTCGGTTTTCGTCACCGTCCGCGTTCGTCGGACCGTTTTGCCCTTGGAATCGGTCGTCGTGTAGGTTTCGGTTTCGGTGTAGTTTTCCCCGATGCTGGCCGAGTACTGGGTGTTGGCCACCGCGGCGTACAGGTAGGCCGGAAGATAGACGCCCCGTGTCAGTTCCGGAACCGCGGCCTTGAAATCCGAACGCGCAAAAATATGGCTGCCGGAGATCCAGTTCTTCACCGCATTGGTCGCGTGTTCGTGATCGATGACAAATCCGACCAGGAACGTTGGTGAGGGACGATTAGCCGACGGCGGACGGCTGACGATCGACGGCGAAGCGCAATACGGACAGAGCGTCGAACGCATGTGCGATTGGACCACCAATTTCGCACCACACGACTGGCACGCAATCTCCAGTTGATCGGACGTCGGTTTGGCAAAGTCGGTTGCCATGAATCTCCTGCACACCGTGACGGAAAAGCGTTAGTGTAGCAGGCTCGATCGACGCGATTGCGGGGCGGT containing:
- a CDS encoding FAD-dependent oxidoreductase, coding for MLRSTAHLPLLLIATLTVATPLSLKCHAQTAATAVQADVCVYGGTSGGVVAAVQVARMGKRVVLVEPGRHLGGMTSGGLSAVDIGDPRSVGGLAREYFTRLVATYGKELNWGQPFRGKGGPATGGAYSIEPHVAEQVFDSMVAEAGVVVLREARLESVRKSNNRIGALVTEDGRSVSATMFIDTTYEGDLMAAAGVSYTLEREGNAKYGEQYNGIHYAAKYAPRTDHPQPGSNGRVPGGQGVWDRDFPLDPYVVKGDPSSGLLPLVSEGAPGNPGDPAPGVMAYCFRLCLTTDASNMLPIEAPENYDPKRYELVARFIEACLENGDELDLRWFSKHDPLPNDKWDFNTATFGGNLPGASWEWPEASYDRRERIAKEIENYHRGLFHFLATDPRVPAKLRKETRRFGLPKDEFTDNGGWPHQIYVREGRRMVSDLVLTEHHTFGREIAPRCIGLGSYGTDVHEIRRIVKDSVVMREGKVASGRGGYGPYDIGYGAIVPKQAECENLLVTFALSASHTAFASIRMEPVLMVTSQSAATAACQAIDANVSVQQVDYDKLRKRLIADGQVLEWKHGKKKPPRRTVNSADLPGIAVDDDEAVYTGHWVQSSGVPPMIGNSYRHDANTDRGKKSATFAPDVSTPGRYEVRLLYTPDPNRSSAVKVVIHSREGMKVVSVNQKQPAMVDGIPRALGVFDFDAGNSGRVIITNEDADGYVNVDGIQLVPIEIAKDERMGKRPSGYVEPPSHRTTQR
- a CDS encoding alpha/beta hydrolase, with translation MRHLRRRLLRRAMVATSCVIAVALAASWMFAGVLIAPNPRIIGAPPQEINATAFSVPSDSGAMISGWQTRPDASKGVIVLLHGIRGSRLKMLDRARMLHDAGYATVLIDLQAHGESPGEAITVGYLEQHDVRAAVEFARREHPGQPIGVIGVSLGGAAALLASPLDIDALVLEAVYPDIRDAVHNRVAARLGRFATIPASLLLLQLQPRLGISPSELRPIDHMAEIDCPVCILSGTDDRHTTVAETRSMFDAAREPKMLWLVDGARHVDLLHHNPAAYRQKILSFLDRYLGDADATEQIEGREGVTIGSGSVDVFSELVAPGSEASPATTSERTSTLSTSKTTQSPSSATTQFHTRPECYASLSGENSWGQRFYTLPNQSPPPFDAPVDVFSELVALGSEASPATTSERTSTLSTSKTTQSPSSGTTPFHTRPECYASLLGENSWGQRFYTLPNQTPSPLGTTVCDNAGNSAKKSLPAESSLLKYRRLEP
- a CDS encoding sulfatase-like hydrolase/transferase, translating into MLSRLNPAPAVLHAVALIFVVSSCWTNPSTIAASDWSPVKDAMLTRWGKQITPDHVWTEYPRPQMTRSQWTNLNGLWDYAVTPKDAEKPSEWAGKILVPFAIESPLSGVGRRLSADETLWYRTTFDRADVFTGETPSDTNTLRLHFEAVDYRCSVFLNGEALGEHVGGNLPFSFLIDGELRESGNELVVKVVDATDAEGQYQLRGKQKVDNRGIFYTPVSGIWQTVWIEPVAASHIVDLKVTGDADGNVMVKADTVGNANTVRVVVKDENQQVAQARDDSGEVRLTIADAKLWSPESPTLYDLQIELLDEAGQVVDSVASYVGLRTVGKRRDADGNLRLTLNGQDIFHWGPLDQGWWPGGLLTPPSDDAIQFEIDFLRRAGFNMIRKHIKVEPRRYYYHCDRVGMLVWQDQVEGGAGFDSAEWPKWKRLAKDHEKANTPKSWKPGDPLDATWPDWAHAQYMTELKGMVDHLYNHPSIVTWVPFNERWGQHRTMKVGKWIVDYDPTRHINIASGGNFFAVGDMADEHVYPHPDFPVDDDRYNDFVKIVGEFGGHGWPVADHLWVKSKRNWGYGGLPKTKQEYIERYKESIRRLAELKKQGVAGAVYTQTTDVEGEINGLMTYDRDVIKIAAPHLKQIAVDAELVAGGNRLSKTRPNIIIVLVDDMGYSDLGCYGGEIETPNIDALAAAGMRFTQFYNQGRCCPTRASLITGLQPHQVGIGHMTAPPGQPLGFEGPYQGYLNDNCTTLAEVLKSAGYTTLMTGKWHLGADRKECWPLERGFDKYYGCISGAINYFKPGGDRGLTEGNDAIEVPEGFYATDTFTDKAIEYIDGATESGDDPFFLYLAYNAPHWPLNAKWEDYQKYRGKYKDGWRAMMKARNERQREMGLLRKDTVPAEHPGPQWDSLNEKQRDRLDAVMAAYAGCVDSIDQNIGKLVGHLKAIDQLDNTVIFFLSDNGACQEGGNFGVGDEAMVKDPPLETTAGVRIGLHWAGACNTPYRKYKHYVHEGGACTPMIAHWPAGIPEDDRGMLMHRRAYLQDFMSTVIDLAGGSYPEGIPQCEGESLAPLLAGVRQDIHFDPMFWEHEGNAAVRMGKWKLVREYEKPWELYDFSKDRNELNDLADKKPVLRKEMIAMWEAWAKETGVAFPQRFNMYQFLNQKKKQEKAAK